The sequence CTGCTGTTGTTCTCGTCCGGTGCGTTCAGCTCGCGCCCCTTCCGGCATCCATAGTAGAATGCGCGTCTCAGTTGAAGGTCCGGCGCGTAGTGGTTCTCGTTGTCTCATTTTCACAAAACCCATACCACTCGGCACAAGTGTACTCTGTGGTAACACCGGGGCCAGTGTCGATACAGGTTGGGACGGTGCAATGGTGCTCGTAGGAGCTGATGTCGGTACAATAGATGTTCCTACCCTACCTGTAAACTGATTTGATGGTACCAGAGTAGATGTAGGCATATCTTGAGCTGTAATAGTCTGAGTGCCTAAATTACTGGAAATTGCAAAGGCAAGTAACAGGATTGCCATTGCCACAATGAGGCCAACTGCAATCCACGATGATCGAGCAGGTAATTGTGCAGGGGTCGATGAAGGTTCAGGGAGTTTCAGCCTGATCTTCTCGGAAACCTTTTCCCCATCCTGTTCGAGTGCCGCTCGGAGAGAGTCAGCAAACTGTTTACACGATGGGAAACGCTGTTGGGGATCAACCGACAGCGCCTTGCACACGATGTTAGCAGTATGGGTACGCTTGCCCAACCATTGTCGGATGTCGGCGTAGTTAGTACTTTGCCATTCTTCGATCTGTTTTCGCCAGGCTGTAGCCCCACTTGGTCGCACGCGCCGACCGGTCAACATTTGGAGTGCCACCATCGCCAACGCAAACTGATCTGACGCTGGCTGTTCCTGACCGATCAATTGTTCAGGCGCCATATAGCCTAACGTCCCCATCACCTTCTCATCAGTCAAACCGTAATAAGGGTGAGTTGCGATACTGAAGTCAATTAGTACTGCCCGTCCATCTTTTCCAACCAGAATATTATCTGGCTTCACATCACGGTGCACAATCGGGCTATATTCAGGAACACCGGTGTGTAGGTAATCCAGCGCATCAGCGATATCTGTGATCACCCGCACAACCAATGATGGATGTTGGGGTTTCCCAATAGTGAAGGCTAGCGTCTGCGCATTGAGAATGGTACTCAAACTGACTCCGTCCACCAAACGGGTGGCTAGCCAGAAAGGTGGCTTGACGAAATTGTCCGCCACATACTCCACGATATGGGGATGACGCCGATGATCACGAATTCGCTGCAAAACTACTTTCTCGTTGGTAAAGTAACCGAACACCATCCGGTCACGCCGTTTATCCTCATCTAGAACCTTGTGTGCAACTAGCGTTCCGTCGCGCATCCGTGCTCTGTAGACCGTACCGGTCAGACCACGACCGATCACACCAAGCTGTTCAAATGTATTTGATCGAGTCATACGTTACCTCAACGCATCATCGTTTAGTAGTAGTGTTCGCCGCACCACTCCCTGCGAATCCCCCCATCGCAAGTTGCAGCACAAATGACACCAGAATGGCAATCGGTAGCGCGAAAATCAGATACTGACGCACTAACACATCATAGAGCGGTACGAGCACAGTAGTCGCCGTACCGTTGTACCGTAGGGGTAGGGTATAATTCTGCGTTCCACCTGGAATACTGATTTCCAGCGTCATCGAATGGTCTTTGCCATCATCGATAATCCGTGAGTTGTAGGTCAGGGTGTAGAGCGCAGTTGGCTGCGGCTGCACCAGTGACAGAAACGCCTGCCCGGCTTCCACCTCACCTGGACGTTCAAAGTAGATACCACCGGTCGACTCAGCTAACTGCTTCAGTCGAAATCCATTATTGCTTAGGGCTTTGTCAGTTCCAATCCCGAACACAATCACTTTCACGTTCTGTTGATTGGCATAAGCGATCAGACTGTTGAAGGTATCACCGGTGAGCGCATCACCGCCATCGCTCACGACGAGAACGATAGCA comes from Chloroflexus sp. Y-396-1 and encodes:
- a CDS encoding serine/threonine protein kinase, which translates into the protein MTRSNTFEQLGVIGRGLTGTVYRARMRDGTLVAHKVLDEDKRRDRMVFGYFTNEKVVLQRIRDHRRHPHIVEYVADNFVKPPFWLATRLVDGVSLSTILNAQTLAFTIGKPQHPSLVVRVITDIADALDYLHTGVPEYSPIVHRDVKPDNILVGKDGRAVLIDFSIATHPYYGLTDEKVMGTLGYMAPEQLIGQEQPASDQFALAMVALQMLTGRRVRPSGATAWRKQIEEWQSTNYADIRQWLGKRTHTANIVCKALSVDPQQRFPSCKQFADSLRAALEQDGEKVSEKIRLKLPEPSSTPAQLPARSSWIAVGLIVAMAILLLAFAISSNLGTQTITAQDMPTSTLVPSNQFTGRVGTSIVPTSAPTSTIAPSQPVSTLAPVLPQSTLVPSGMGFVKMRQREPLRAGPSTETRILLWMPEGARAERTGREQQQGSFTWYEIRYNDQVGWCRSIFCISN